From the genome of Prevotella herbatica, one region includes:
- a CDS encoding efflux RND transporter periplasmic adaptor subunit yields the protein MKKYFKFIVAGIIALLFIGTFVFLWAKSRPQAVEYDEFTPTVRDIRKTTVVTGKIEPRNEVNVKPQISGIITQLMKEAGQTVQAGEIIAKIKVIPDMGQLSSAQARVRLAGVNIKQTKIDYLREKALFDKGLVSADEYDKIRQSYRQSQEEVRASSDNLEVVRDGVSRSNANTSSTLIRSTISGLVLNVPVKVGNTVILSNTFNDGTTIATVANMNDLIFRGNIDETEVGSLVTGMPMKITIGALQDEKLEANLEYISPKAVESNGANQFELKAAVRGVDGNKIRSGYSANAEIVLAQANHVLSVPESAIEFQGNATYVYVIKMVGKNKTYERRRVVTGLSDGINIEIKSGITLKDKIRGPKKVADTPEDSEDK from the coding sequence ATGAAAAAGTATTTTAAGTTTATTGTCGCAGGCATTATTGCTTTGCTTTTTATAGGAACATTTGTTTTCCTTTGGGCTAAGTCACGTCCACAGGCTGTGGAATATGATGAGTTTACCCCTACCGTGAGAGATATCCGAAAGACAACTGTCGTTACTGGAAAGATTGAACCAAGAAACGAGGTGAATGTAAAACCACAGATTAGTGGTATCATTACCCAGTTGATGAAGGAAGCTGGTCAGACGGTACAGGCTGGTGAGATAATTGCTAAGATAAAAGTAATTCCGGATATGGGGCAACTCAGTAGTGCGCAAGCTCGCGTCCGTCTTGCTGGTGTAAATATAAAGCAAACGAAGATTGATTATCTGCGTGAGAAAGCACTCTTTGATAAGGGACTCGTAAGCGCAGACGAATATGATAAGATTCGCCAATCTTATCGTCAGTCACAAGAGGAAGTAAGAGCTTCATCTGATAATTTGGAAGTTGTGCGTGACGGTGTTTCTCGTAGTAACGCCAATACAAGTTCAACGCTCATACGCTCAACGATCAGTGGTCTAGTGCTTAATGTTCCTGTGAAAGTAGGAAATACAGTTATTTTGAGTAATACTTTTAATGACGGAACAACTATTGCAACTGTTGCCAACATGAACGATCTTATATTCCGTGGAAATATTGACGAAACTGAAGTAGGAAGTCTTGTCACGGGAATGCCAATGAAGATTACTATTGGTGCTTTGCAGGATGAAAAGCTTGAAGCCAATCTTGAATATATTTCTCCTAAGGCTGTTGAAAGTAATGGTGCTAACCAGTTTGAATTAAAGGCAGCTGTAAGAGGTGTCGATGGTAATAAAATTCGCTCAGGTTATAGTGCCAATGCAGAGATTGTACTTGCTCAGGCAAACCATGTGTTGTCTGTTCCTGAGAGTGCTATTGAGTTTCAGGGAAATGCTACCTATGTTTATGTCATTAAGATGGTTGGCAAAAACAAGACTTATGAGCGCCGCCGTGTTGTTACTGGTCTAAGTGATGGTATAAATATTGAAATAAAGAGTGGCATCACTTTGAAGGATAAAATACGTGGTCCAAAGAAAGTCGCTGATACTCCTGAGGATTCAGAAGACAAATAG
- a CDS encoding glycoside hydrolase family 28 protein, with translation MIRITRKTFLLTTIFLVLALFVKAESVYNVMSYGAKGNGVADDASAIQRAIDKCEQSGGGIVLFPSNHVFISGPFQLKSNVELHLEATATLKANPDETVYRISAFGKNQGEGMLWIWANNADNISITGKGCIHGNGISFMGKELNDSYELKPVTTFDPRPHVLSLTDVRNLTIKDVTIREGAYWTVHLIGCDGAVIDGINLLNNLKIRNGDGIDIDHSKNIRIANCHITSGDDAICLKNRREFQQYGSCHDIVVTNCVMASRSCTVKIGSENVDSIYNVTVDNCIIKGSNRGLGIQNRDEGTVTNVMFSNIILDCKLWSDVWWGKAEPIYVTSYPRANGNNKDANWRFPKGQTEGRSGEVSNIYFNNIVATSENGCFIGGDTKDKVNNIHFNNVVLKKTRQTKYDTGIYDKRPCRGDGYIYNNLDAVVTENVTTLDTTGVKAYGF, from the coding sequence ATGATTCGCATTACGAGGAAAACATTTTTACTAACAACAATATTCCTTGTCTTGGCACTTTTCGTCAAGGCAGAGAGTGTTTATAACGTAATGTCTTATGGTGCAAAAGGTAATGGTGTTGCCGATGATGCTTCTGCGATACAAAGAGCAATCGATAAATGTGAGCAAAGTGGTGGTGGAATAGTTTTGTTCCCATCCAATCATGTTTTTATTTCAGGTCCATTCCAGTTAAAGTCAAATGTAGAACTTCATCTTGAGGCAACAGCTACGCTGAAGGCCAATCCTGACGAGACGGTCTATCGTATAAGCGCATTTGGAAAGAATCAAGGTGAGGGCATGTTGTGGATATGGGCAAACAATGCCGATAATATTTCTATCACAGGGAAGGGATGTATTCATGGAAACGGAATAAGTTTCATGGGCAAGGAGCTTAATGATAGTTATGAATTAAAGCCTGTGACAACTTTTGATCCTCGTCCCCATGTTCTTAGCCTTACAGATGTTCGCAATCTCACTATAAAGGATGTTACAATACGTGAAGGCGCATATTGGACAGTGCATCTTATAGGATGTGACGGTGCTGTGATTGACGGAATAAACCTACTAAACAACTTGAAAATCCGTAATGGCGACGGAATAGATATTGACCATAGTAAGAACATTCGTATTGCCAATTGCCACATTACAAGCGGTGATGATGCTATTTGCCTGAAAAATAGACGTGAGTTTCAGCAATATGGTTCCTGTCATGATATCGTGGTTACCAACTGTGTAATGGCAAGTCGCAGCTGCACTGTGAAGATTGGGTCTGAAAATGTGGATTCCATTTACAATGTTACTGTTGATAACTGTATAATTAAAGGCAGCAATCGCGGACTTGGCATACAGAATCGTGACGAAGGGACCGTTACGAATGTGATGTTCTCTAATATCATCCTAGACTGCAAATTGTGGAGTGACGTGTGGTGGGGTAAGGCTGAACCTATCTATGTTACCAGTTATCCACGTGCCAACGGTAACAACAAGGACGCTAACTGGCGATTTCCAAAGGGACAGACAGAAGGTCGCTCTGGAGAAGTGAGCAATATTTACTTTAATAATATTGTAGCAACATCAGAAAATGGATGTTTTATTGGTGGAGACACAAAAGACAAGGTGAACAACATTCATTTTAATAATGTAGTACTGAAAAAAACAAGGCAAACCAAATATGACACGGGCATTTATGATAAACGACCATGTCGTGGAGATGGCTATATATATAATAATCTGGATGCTGTAGTGACGGAGAACGTTACAACATTGGATACAACAGGCGTGAAAGCCTATGGATTCTAA
- a CDS encoding SusC/RagA family TonB-linked outer membrane protein, with protein sequence MRRVQNQIRRNCKRVIVSALLLFLSTIAFAQSKITGTVKDASGEPLIGVSVVEVGTTNGTVTDIDGNYVLNVKPGAKLRVSYVGFNPQEIKAGNNSQIILKEDNKTLNEVVVVGYGTMRRKDVTSSITTVKSEDLNVGVFSDAASMLQGKVAGLVVTSSADPNGSPSITLRGASSLRTGDAMQPYYVIDGIPGVDISMVAPDDIESIDVLRDATATAIYGSKAANGVIIITTKSGKNGKDRTNVTYSGYVAFDNALKTLDMATADDIRNYVTANKLDYAYDGKSSTDWQKQVLRTGVSHNHNLSINGGSNKTTYMASVNFANREGVVEGSSMNRLNLRSLITTKVLKDRLELSAGVNSLYAKHKGVANGWDGESVLDAMNYYNPTLPVTNTDGTWSEGSGSQNYNPLSLINEDTSETMYKRMQFIGKASLKIMDGFVWNMNYSYDNMQSTYSSYDSHNSQLPGLKDYNGRATRNTYFNNSQTFETFGNYDKTFNKVHKLSLMAGYSWEEKNNNDGFGLTVHNFFDDNLKWNNLTYAGTIDGMPAVQSGTKETIRNISFYGRLSYSYNSKYMLQATVRRDGSSVFGSGHQWGTFPSVSAAWNITEESFMKNQKVFSNLKLRVGYGVSGNALGFGAYSAVSTYGSSGSYFTYNGNSYVTLGATKLANPDLKWETTGMLNIGLDYALAGGRINGSIEFYNKKTKDLIWNYPVSSFIYPFGTIQANVGEITNKGVEFSLNATAIKTKNFTWNTTLNLSHNVNKVNKLSNDYYQTSTFAQGDPRVAGVSANGYTQRIMEGEPLGTFYTYEFAGYDANGKSTYYVHDEATGKRTGEVTNSPAYKDRTITGCAQPKLNLGLNNTFNYKNWNADMFFTGVFGNKIYNGSRAHYTAPDFFSGGKNVLKEYVTSRPVTDNLSNIPSDRYLENGSYLRLQSLSLGYTFHKFNDWIQSAQVYVTCNNVFTITSYKGLDPEVNLGGIDPGVDYRWNNYPHTRTFLIGMKVNF encoded by the coding sequence ATGCGTAGAGTACAAAACCAAATTCGGAGAAACTGTAAGCGAGTCATCGTCTCAGCTTTACTTCTATTTTTAAGTACAATAGCATTTGCACAAAGTAAAATTACAGGTACCGTAAAGGATGCCAGTGGTGAACCGCTTATCGGTGTAAGTGTTGTTGAAGTCGGAACAACAAACGGAACTGTTACCGACATTGACGGTAACTATGTGTTGAATGTAAAGCCTGGAGCAAAGCTCAGGGTTTCTTATGTTGGATTTAATCCACAGGAAATAAAAGCTGGCAATAATAGTCAGATTATATTAAAAGAAGACAATAAGACTCTTAATGAGGTCGTTGTAGTTGGTTACGGTACAATGCGCCGTAAGGACGTAACAAGTTCTATCACTACAGTTAAGTCAGAAGATTTGAATGTCGGTGTTTTCTCTGATGCAGCAAGTATGTTGCAGGGAAAAGTAGCCGGTTTGGTTGTAACATCAAGTGCTGACCCTAATGGTTCTCCTAGTATAACTCTTCGTGGTGCATCATCATTGCGTACAGGAGATGCTATGCAGCCTTATTATGTAATTGATGGTATTCCTGGTGTAGACATCTCTATGGTTGCTCCTGATGATATTGAGAGTATTGATGTACTTCGTGATGCTACTGCTACAGCCATTTATGGTTCAAAAGCTGCTAACGGTGTTATTATCATTACGACCAAAAGTGGTAAGAATGGTAAAGATAGAACAAACGTAACATATTCTGGCTATGTAGCTTTTGACAATGCATTAAAGACCTTGGATATGGCTACTGCTGATGATATTCGTAATTATGTAACGGCCAACAAGTTGGATTATGCCTATGATGGTAAATCAAGTACAGACTGGCAAAAGCAAGTCCTTCGCACAGGTGTTAGCCATAATCATAATTTGTCTATTAACGGAGGTTCAAATAAGACCACTTATATGGCTAGTGTAAACTTTGCTAATCGTGAGGGTGTTGTTGAGGGATCAAGTATGAATCGTTTGAATTTGCGTTCTTTGATTACAACAAAAGTTCTCAAAGACCGTTTGGAACTGTCTGCAGGTGTAAATAGCCTATACGCAAAGCATAAGGGTGTAGCCAATGGATGGGATGGTGAGTCTGTCCTTGATGCGATGAACTATTATAATCCAACATTGCCTGTTACAAATACAGATGGAACATGGTCTGAAGGTTCTGGTTCGCAAAATTATAATCCACTTTCTTTGATTAATGAGGATACTTCTGAGACAATGTATAAACGTATGCAGTTTATTGGCAAGGCAAGTCTTAAGATTATGGATGGCTTTGTTTGGAATATGAACTATTCTTATGATAATATGCAGAGTACATATAGTTCGTATGATTCTCATAATTCTCAGCTTCCAGGATTGAAAGATTACAATGGTCGTGCAACTCGTAATACATATTTTAATAATTCACAGACTTTTGAAACTTTTGGAAACTATGATAAGACATTCAATAAGGTTCATAAGCTATCATTGATGGCTGGTTATTCTTGGGAAGAGAAAAATAATAATGACGGTTTCGGTCTAACTGTTCACAACTTCTTTGATGATAATTTGAAATGGAACAATCTGACTTACGCAGGTACTATTGATGGAATGCCTGCTGTTCAAAGTGGAACAAAAGAAACGATTCGTAATATTTCTTTCTATGGTCGTTTAAGTTATTCTTATAATAGCAAGTATATGCTACAGGCTACTGTCCGTCGTGATGGTTCTTCTGTATTTGGTAGTGGTCATCAATGGGGAACATTCCCTTCTGTAAGTGCAGCTTGGAATATTACAGAGGAGTCATTCATGAAAAACCAAAAGGTATTCTCTAACTTAAAACTTCGTGTCGGCTATGGTGTAAGTGGTAATGCACTTGGATTTGGCGCTTATTCTGCAGTAAGTACTTATGGTTCATCAGGTTCTTATTTTACATATAATGGAAATAGCTATGTGACACTAGGTGCAACAAAGTTGGCTAATCCAGATTTGAAATGGGAGACAACTGGTATGTTGAATATTGGTTTAGACTATGCTTTAGCTGGTGGTCGTATCAATGGATCTATTGAATTCTATAATAAGAAAACAAAAGATTTGATTTGGAATTATCCAGTATCTTCTTTCATTTATCCTTTTGGAACAATTCAGGCTAATGTCGGCGAAATAACAAATAAAGGTGTTGAATTCTCTTTGAACGCAACAGCAATAAAGACTAAGAATTTCACTTGGAATACAACTCTTAACTTGTCACATAATGTGAACAAGGTAAATAAGTTGTCAAATGATTATTATCAGACATCTACATTTGCACAGGGTGATCCTCGTGTAGCTGGCGTTTCAGCAAATGGTTATACTCAGCGTATTATGGAAGGGGAACCTCTTGGTACATTCTATACTTATGAGTTTGCTGGTTATGATGCTAATGGCAAGTCAACATACTATGTTCATGATGAAGCGACAGGCAAGCGTACTGGTGAAGTAACAAATTCTCCAGCATACAAGGACCGTACTATTACAGGTTGTGCACAGCCTAAGTTGAATCTCGGTTTAAACAATACTTTCAACTATAAGAATTGGAATGCTGATATGTTCTTTACCGGTGTATTTGGCAATAAAATATACAATGGTTCACGTGCTCATTACACAGCTCCAGATTTCTTCTCTGGTGGTAAGAATGTATTGAAGGAATATGTTACTTCTCGTCCTGTTACAGATAACCTTTCAAATATACCATCTGATCGCTATCTTGAGAATGGAAGTTATCTTCGCTTGCAAAGTCTTTCACTTGGTTACACATTCCATAAGTTTAATGATTGGATTCAGTCAGCGCAGGTTTATGTAACTTGCAATAACGTGTTTACCATTACAAGTTATAAGGGTCTTGACCCAGAAGTTAATTTGGGTGGAATTGATCCAGGTGTAGATTATCGTTGGAACAATTATCCTCACACACGTACATTCTTGATTGGTATGAAAGTCAATTTCTAA
- a CDS encoding RagB/SusD family nutrient uptake outer membrane protein has translation MNTNIKLLFATGILTLAVGCTDLDVPVASQYTTYPSSEIAVQGKLANIYFKMRDCFGRRYMEAQALSSDEETAVAYNGGWVDGFAYAHPSLHDYTYEDATLDWMSVLGEGTVTANEVINSGADVKYVAPARAMRAFFEFIMMDCWGDAPIIDKTVTGIDIRDRQPRADVARYIEKELLAIIPDLPTEVNGDNYGKPSKYMAEALLAKLYINWPVYTAASVDQYDAATAKNEKLDDCIKICDDIIKSGKFNLGSMAYRFKFAPNNSDLKVEDFIYAMPYDTYTATGMQYGRSHSYKDVKSMNPSYYGMNLSNSGGGYMTMTPEFASLFNLPGDERNNCIIGDTVHVYNPTTLLPTSKVALDKSGNPLVLTKSITLIKQDETLDVGDNLTGWRQGYRPIKFFVTNDDFKNGRNQSNDLPIFRYADILLEKAEAITRGGTPTNGETAQSLFNQIRSYVKAPTIDHNPTLQEIYEERGREFFDENWRRNDMIRFGHFEDEYFPHYKGFPGANFDKTHRIFPIQKKDFDVNPRWKQNAGY, from the coding sequence ATGAATACAAATATAAAATTATTATTTGCAACTGGCATCCTGACTCTTGCTGTTGGTTGTACTGACTTGGATGTTCCTGTAGCGTCTCAATATACAACATATCCAAGTAGTGAAATCGCTGTCCAGGGCAAACTGGCCAATATATATTTCAAAATGAGGGATTGCTTTGGCCGTCGATATATGGAAGCACAGGCTCTTTCAAGTGATGAAGAAACTGCGGTCGCATATAATGGTGGTTGGGTAGATGGTTTTGCCTATGCTCATCCTAGTCTTCATGATTACACTTATGAGGATGCAACACTAGACTGGATGAGTGTTCTTGGAGAAGGGACTGTAACTGCAAATGAAGTTATCAATAGTGGTGCTGATGTCAAATATGTTGCCCCAGCCCGTGCTATGCGTGCTTTCTTTGAATTTATAATGATGGATTGTTGGGGTGATGCTCCTATCATTGATAAGACCGTAACAGGTATTGATATTCGTGACCGTCAGCCTCGTGCCGATGTTGCAAGATATATAGAAAAAGAGCTTCTAGCAATAATTCCAGACCTTCCTACAGAAGTGAATGGAGATAATTATGGAAAGCCTTCTAAATATATGGCTGAGGCTCTGCTTGCAAAGTTGTATATCAACTGGCCTGTTTATACTGCTGCGTCAGTAGATCAATATGATGCTGCAACCGCAAAGAATGAGAAATTGGATGACTGTATCAAAATTTGTGATGATATCATTAAATCAGGTAAGTTTAATCTTGGTTCAATGGCTTATCGCTTTAAATTTGCGCCAAATAACTCAGATTTGAAGGTTGAGGATTTTATTTATGCAATGCCTTATGACACATATACAGCAACAGGTATGCAATATGGTCGTTCACATTCATATAAGGATGTAAAGAGCATGAATCCTAGCTATTATGGCATGAACCTGTCTAATTCTGGTGGTGGTTACATGACTATGACTCCAGAATTCGCAAGTTTGTTTAATCTACCTGGTGATGAACGCAATAATTGTATCATCGGTGACACGGTTCATGTATACAATCCAACAACACTTTTGCCTACAAGTAAAGTGGCTCTTGATAAATCAGGTAATCCATTGGTTCTGACAAAGAGTATTACTTTGATAAAGCAAGATGAAACTCTTGATGTAGGTGATAATTTAACAGGATGGCGTCAAGGCTATCGTCCAATAAAGTTCTTTGTAACTAATGATGATTTTAAGAATGGACGTAACCAGTCTAATGACTTGCCAATATTCCGTTATGCAGACATCTTGTTGGAAAAGGCTGAAGCTATCACACGTGGTGGAACACCAACAAATGGTGAGACAGCGCAGAGTTTGTTCAATCAGATTCGTTCTTATGTAAAGGCTCCAACAATAGATCATAATCCAACCCTCCAGGAAATATATGAAGAGCGTGGACGTGAGTTCTTTGATGAGAATTGGCGCCGTAATGATATGATTCGTTTCGGTCATTTTGAAGATGAGTATTTCCCTCATTATAAGGGATTCCCAGGTGCAAACTTTGATAAGACTCACCGTATATTCCCAATTCAAAAGAAAGATTTTGATGTGAATCCACGATGGAAACAGAACGCAGGTTATTAA
- a CDS encoding glycoside hydrolase family 28 protein, with protein MNLHSISTKGILLFFICLFMGDNVSYAIVLNTTKLKIANDGNTLCTLQLQRAIDRVCNNGGGRLDVTPGKYLTGSIMLKSGVELHLMSGAVILGSTNPKDYYSIKAQPIADKRNDNSNIALVLAYNAENISVTGNGTIDGQGLMLALNIDSLYHKGMLKDNNYNVRRMRPSEQVRPKLFYFYKSNNVTVSDLCLKNSACWGLSFDLCVNLNLKNLNITNCAYWNNDGIDIDDCQHVKIADCDINSADDAICLKSYHANSSCVDVDVQRCNLRSSASGVKFGTASWGGFSNIHVADIKVFDTFRSAIAIESVDGGSIDSVCVERINAVNTGNAIFLRLGQRAGSKNGSMKNIILRDITCTVPFERPDKNYDLRGPEVDFFHNPFPSSICGIPGNKIQNVMLENINIVYPGRATKGMAYVPLWRADKIDEQIMSYPEFSMFGELPSWGFYVRHVSGITFSNVKLSLADNDFRPAFVFEDAANVTLKDVTFPGDKSRQIYFVDK; from the coding sequence ATGAATTTACATTCTATTTCAACTAAGGGAATATTGCTATTTTTTATTTGCCTATTCATGGGTGATAATGTATCGTATGCAATAGTTCTTAATACGACAAAATTAAAGATAGCCAATGACGGCAATACATTATGCACGCTGCAATTGCAGCGTGCAATTGATAGAGTCTGTAATAATGGTGGTGGCAGACTAGATGTTACTCCTGGTAAATATCTTACTGGGAGTATAATGCTTAAAAGCGGAGTGGAACTGCATCTCATGAGTGGTGCTGTGATTCTAGGCAGTACAAATCCAAAAGACTATTATTCAATTAAAGCCCAACCTATAGCAGACAAGCGCAATGATAATTCAAACATTGCGCTTGTGTTGGCTTATAACGCTGAAAATATAAGCGTTACTGGTAATGGTACTATTGATGGTCAGGGATTGATGCTTGCACTGAATATAGACAGCCTTTATCATAAGGGAATGCTGAAAGATAATAATTATAATGTCAGGCGAATGCGCCCTAGCGAACAGGTACGCCCAAAGCTATTCTATTTCTATAAATCAAATAATGTCACAGTTTCTGATTTGTGTTTGAAAAATAGTGCGTGCTGGGGATTGTCGTTTGATCTTTGTGTTAATTTGAATCTTAAGAATCTCAATATTACTAATTGTGCATACTGGAATAATGACGGTATTGATATTGATGATTGCCAGCATGTTAAGATCGCTGATTGTGATATTAATTCAGCAGACGATGCAATCTGTCTGAAATCTTATCATGCAAATTCTTCTTGTGTAGATGTTGATGTTCAGCGTTGTAATTTGCGTAGCAGTGCTAGTGGTGTGAAGTTTGGCACAGCTTCTTGGGGAGGTTTTAGTAATATTCATGTGGCCGATATAAAGGTCTTTGATACTTTCCGTTCGGCAATAGCTATTGAAAGTGTTGACGGAGGCAGTATTGACAGTGTATGTGTTGAGCGGATTAATGCTGTTAATACAGGTAATGCGATCTTTCTCAGACTTGGTCAGCGTGCAGGAAGTAAAAACGGTAGTATGAAAAACATTATTCTTCGTGATATTACTTGCACTGTACCTTTTGAAAGACCCGATAAAAATTATGACCTTCGTGGTCCGGAAGTTGATTTTTTCCATAACCCTTTTCCAAGTAGCATTTGCGGAATACCAGGCAACAAGATACAAAACGTTATGCTTGAGAATATCAATATAGTTTATCCAGGTAGGGCCACAAAGGGAATGGCTTATGTTCCGTTGTGGCGTGCTGATAAGATAGACGAGCAGATAATGTCGTATCCAGAATTCTCAATGTTTGGAGAACTTCCTTCATGGGGCTTTTATGTGAGGCATGTTTCAGGGATTACTTTCAGTAATGTGAAATTGTCACTTGCTGATAATGATTTCCGTCCAGCATTTGTATTTGAAGATGCTGCCAACGTTACATTGAAAGACGTTACATTTCCAGGAGACAAAAGCCGCCAAATATATTTCGTTGACAAATAA